From Onychostoma macrolepis isolate SWU-2019 chromosome 05, ASM1243209v1, whole genome shotgun sequence, one genomic window encodes:
- the hmgn7 gene encoding high mobility group nucleosomal binding domain 7 — protein MPKRKGTDGEVKEEPQRRSARLSAKPTPPKPEPKPKKTPKKEKEVNDKKEDKKAKAKAEESKEENQSENGETKTNEVEKTPDEAAEAEKEDPKTE, from the exons ATGCCCAAGAGAAAG GGAACTGATGGAGAAGTCAAGGAAGAG CCCCAGAGAAGGTCTGCTAGATTATCAGCG AAACCAACACCTCCAAAACCTGAACCCAAACCGAAAAAAACTCCCAAG aaagagaaggaaGTGAACGATAAAAAGGAAGACAAGAAAGCAAAGGCAAAGGCTGAGGAGTCCAAGGAGGAGAACCAATCAGAAAATGGGGAGACTAAGACCAATGag GTTGAGAAAACTCCAGACGAGGCGGCAGAGGCCGAGAAGGAGGACCCGAAGACAGAGTAG
- the si:dkey-237j10.2 gene encoding TLR adapter interacting with SLC15A4 on the lysosome — protein MLGEAFLHVLNCAEDITNHDGHAHTHSTTPTIRPDPCTANAAVRSPLIPRTVRAGRPECLEKQGQYRASAPSNAMPILSCSGEDHLGMMLYCSWCCPSFCKNYPDLRLAGDRLEHCSPHNPDLLNPPDAGPLLKSQDLSSLEAGQQVEAVTQQDEEYLVIESVQGPGWERRLTNSMLNGYLEVQMLQVFCQHMQNMACNGSSLLSTDVMPALGPTSLTVAKEQTEELDSSSNNVVHYLSACSAPATSHFSSPVLRISEAE, from the exons ATGCTCGGAGAAGCTTTCCTTCATGTTCTGAACTGCGCAGAAGACATCACAAATCATGATGGACATGCTCATACACACTCAACCACCCCCACGATCCGTCCTGACCCCTGCACAGCGAATGCCGCCGTCAGATCTCCTCTGATACCACGAACTGTGAGAG CTGGCAGGCCCGAATGCCTGGAAAAGCAAGGGCAGTACCGAGCCTCCGCACCCAGCAACGCTATGCCCATTCTCAGCTGTAGCGGGGAGGATCACTTGGGCATGATGTTGTATTGCTCCTGGTGCTGTCCCAGCTTCTGCAAGAACTATCCAGACCTCCGGCTTGCTGGTGACCGGCTGGAGCACTGCAGTCCTCATAACCCAGACCTGCTCAACCCACCAGACGCGGGGCCACTGCTAAAATCTCAGGACCTGAGCTCTCTGGAAGCAGGTCAACAGGTAGAGGCTGTGACCCAGCAGGATGAGGAGTATCTTGTCATAGAAAGCGTTCAGGGTCCTGGCTGGGAGAGAAGGCTCACCAACTCCATGTTGAACGGTTACCTGGAAGTCCAAATGCTCCAGGTGTTTTGTCAGCACATGCAAAACATGGCGTGCAATGGATCATCATTGCTGAGCACTGACGTCATGCCGGCACTGGGGCCCACCAGCCTGACTGTTGCCAAAGAACAGACAGAAGAGCTGGATTCTTCATCCAATAATGTTGTGCATTATTTAAGCGCTTGTTCAGCTCCAGCCACCTCCCACTTCAGCTCACCAGTGCTACGAATCTCAGAAGCTGAGTAA